One Turneriella parva DSM 21527 genomic region harbors:
- a CDS encoding TonB-dependent receptor: MRINLIYGVAAISAAAVFAQQGKPQPKEKKPAPAAVNPPSAATPVPNEQAAPAQAQLDEVVVQANSRVTGSKTDVPIHDTPASIVVVPKEIIEDQQSVDMNQMAKNVSGLTTTLAGGYGFSDSFMMRGLSMRFMRDGLPDGNTWNGYMRTNTDVESVEVLKGPGSAIYGRAEPGGVVNITTKKPIDSFGASLESMGGFWNTYRGVLDVGGPLGTEALPARLNASYYHTDGYRGLNRTIAEFLPSFTWKINDKHSITVDYDYRNIKARPDNYGILFGADRSLLSVSRSNTYYSPFNTASQQVHRAVVSHEGVFSQKFKLRSALIYDNRDLYLMRNAGGAVNAAGTQMTGRTAREQGDRSSDIVYQSEAVLKFLTGEMAHTLLAGIEAQSYRVNTWRTDYNLPSITNLAAPVIVERSAYDYAAIPSFDRQITNQTVSAYAQEQVAVTDYLKLRAGVRLDHAEIKDDGWQGAAKTQRTIAMARDLVSWQTGAVLQPWKPVSFYGGYSEGRFMAIQTESTALSVEPEKSSQIELGKKLNLFKDKLQTNLAFFKTTRENYYVTDAAGVVSPVGKRLTDGIELDIMGNPLKGLWLTLSSAFYDAKIKSTERVSGVNTEGKAPQYVPEYTGNFWITYELQSGFFKGLGFGGGPTVKSGVYVDALNLLRVPGYVVADAVLFYKRQNWQVQANFRNITNEVYFATPTFSGALPGEPFNFMVSAKARI; this comes from the coding sequence ATGAGAATCAATTTAATATATGGAGTGGCTGCAATTTCTGCAGCCGCAGTCTTCGCGCAACAAGGGAAGCCACAGCCGAAAGAGAAAAAACCGGCGCCTGCAGCAGTAAATCCGCCTTCAGCCGCCACGCCTGTGCCCAATGAGCAGGCAGCACCTGCCCAGGCACAGCTCGACGAAGTTGTGGTGCAGGCGAACTCGCGCGTCACGGGTTCAAAGACCGACGTGCCGATTCATGACACGCCGGCGTCGATTGTGGTCGTGCCGAAAGAGATTATCGAAGACCAGCAGTCGGTCGACATGAACCAGATGGCGAAGAACGTCAGCGGGCTGACGACGACGCTTGCGGGCGGTTATGGTTTTTCTGACAGCTTTATGATGCGGGGCCTCAGCATGCGCTTCATGCGCGACGGCCTGCCCGACGGCAACACCTGGAACGGTTACATGCGCACGAACACCGACGTCGAGAGCGTCGAGGTCTTGAAGGGGCCGGGTTCGGCAATCTATGGCCGCGCCGAACCGGGTGGCGTGGTGAATATCACGACGAAAAAGCCGATAGATAGTTTCGGCGCATCGCTCGAATCAATGGGCGGTTTCTGGAATACGTACCGCGGCGTACTCGACGTCGGTGGCCCACTGGGCACCGAGGCTTTGCCTGCGCGGCTCAATGCTTCGTACTACCACACCGATGGCTATCGGGGTTTGAATCGCACGATCGCGGAGTTCTTACCCTCATTCACGTGGAAGATCAACGACAAACATTCGATCACTGTTGATTACGACTACCGCAATATCAAGGCGCGCCCCGACAACTACGGTATTCTTTTTGGTGCGGATCGTTCACTTTTATCAGTTAGTCGATCGAACACCTACTATTCGCCCTTCAACACTGCGTCGCAGCAGGTACACCGGGCTGTCGTATCTCACGAGGGTGTGTTTTCACAGAAGTTCAAACTGCGTTCGGCCTTAATCTATGACAACCGCGATCTGTACCTGATGCGCAATGCGGGCGGTGCGGTGAACGCCGCGGGCACACAGATGACCGGACGCACCGCGCGCGAGCAGGGTGATAGATCCTCTGACATTGTGTACCAGAGCGAAGCTGTGCTCAAATTTCTGACGGGTGAAATGGCGCACACGCTGCTTGCGGGTATCGAAGCGCAGTCATACCGTGTGAATACCTGGCGCACCGACTACAACCTGCCGTCGATCACGAACCTCGCGGCGCCGGTTATTGTCGAACGCAGCGCGTATGACTACGCCGCGATACCCTCATTCGACCGCCAGATCACCAACCAGACCGTGAGCGCCTATGCGCAAGAGCAGGTCGCAGTGACCGATTATCTGAAACTGCGCGCGGGTGTTCGCCTCGACCATGCAGAGATCAAAGATGATGGCTGGCAGGGCGCCGCGAAAACGCAGCGCACGATTGCGATGGCGCGCGATCTTGTGAGCTGGCAGACCGGTGCGGTGCTGCAGCCATGGAAGCCCGTATCTTTTTATGGCGGTTATTCTGAAGGGCGCTTCATGGCGATACAGACCGAATCGACAGCGCTTTCTGTTGAACCCGAAAAATCGTCGCAGATTGAACTCGGTAAAAAGCTCAATCTTTTCAAAGACAAGCTGCAGACTAATCTGGCGTTCTTTAAGACAACCCGCGAAAATTATTATGTGACCGATGCGGCAGGCGTTGTGAGCCCGGTCGGAAAAAGGCTCACCGACGGTATCGAACTCGATATCATGGGCAATCCACTCAAAGGGCTTTGGCTTACGCTCAGCAGCGCATTCTACGACGCGAAGATCAAATCGACCGAACGCGTCTCGGGCGTGAACACCGAAGGCAAGGCGCCGCAGTACGTGCCCGAATATACTGGCAACTTCTGGATCACCTACGAACTGCAATCAGGTTTTTTCAAAGGCCTTGGCTTCGGTGGCGGACCGACGGTGAAGTCGGGTGTCTATGTTGATGCGCTGAACCTTTTGCGCGTGCCCGGTTACGTAGTGGCAGACGCGGTGCTGTTTTACAAACGGCAGAACTGGCAGGTGCAGGCGAACTTTCGCAATATCACAAACGAAGTTTATTTCGCGACACCGACTTTTTCGGGCGCACTACCGGGCGAGCCGTTCAACTTCATGGTTTCAGCCAAGGCGAGGATTTAA
- a CDS encoding PepSY-associated TM helix domain-containing protein, producing the protein MLNTQYSSPSPVRRGGWGVRFWHRRIAILSAGFLLLTAVTGILWAYAPHLYFKEGYLKKKSLKAAPSLSAARLAPQEAIRLAEAAGKVGPAESVVLRAEGGRLVFEVVRREGKAAHSQLVDAISGEKLSPLDEKMAAAVAAEYVVGNPTLKNATVIDNYRHRSGKLVPSVYRVAFVASGNPEIYIDRNSAAIVEESDDARAFHFWVMKLHQLQFFGTKKELTLIPGLALILLVITGMLIWWRRYRALS; encoded by the coding sequence ATGTTAAATACGCAGTACAGCTCCCCCTCTCCTGTCAGGAGAGGGGGCTGGGGGGTGAGGTTCTGGCACCGCCGCATCGCAATTCTCTCCGCCGGTTTTCTGCTGCTCACCGCGGTAACCGGCATTCTGTGGGCATACGCGCCACACCTGTATTTCAAAGAAGGCTATTTAAAGAAGAAAAGCCTGAAGGCTGCACCGTCCTTATCTGCTGCCCGGCTGGCTCCGCAAGAGGCAATACGGCTGGCAGAGGCCGCCGGCAAGGTGGGCCCGGCCGAATCGGTGGTATTGCGCGCCGAGGGAGGCAGGCTTGTCTTTGAAGTGGTGCGGCGCGAGGGCAAGGCGGCGCATTCACAACTGGTCGACGCCATTTCGGGAGAAAAGCTGAGCCCGCTTGACGAGAAAATGGCAGCGGCAGTAGCCGCTGAGTATGTCGTGGGAAATCCTACTCTAAAAAATGCCACGGTTATCGATAACTACCGCCACCGCAGCGGCAAGCTCGTGCCGTCGGTCTACCGCGTGGCGTTCGTGGCATCGGGTAATCCCGAAATCTATATCGACCGCAATTCGGCGGCGATTGTCGAAGAGAGCGACGATGCGCGCGCATTCCATTTCTGGGTGATGAAGCTGCACCAGCTGCAATTCTTTGGTACGAAGAAGGAGCTCACGCTGATTCCGGGGCTGGCGCTGATTCTTCTGGTGATTACGGGTATGCTTATCTGGTGGCGCAGATACAGGGCGCTCAGCTGA
- a CDS encoding LON peptidase substrate-binding domain-containing protein produces the protein MAENKQPLIVPINQLLPPELFILPVRHRPVFPGMVTPLVIAEGKIAEAIENVHKQNQYLGLVLQHDDTNTEVGPDQLFKVGTAAKILKRINLPEGGMHLLVNSLERFKINSFTLRSPHMLAKVDTRLRRQRCAIKN, from the coding sequence GTGGCAGAAAACAAGCAACCTCTTATTGTTCCGATAAACCAGCTGCTGCCGCCTGAGCTTTTTATTCTACCGGTACGGCACCGGCCGGTTTTTCCCGGCATGGTCACGCCGCTTGTGATTGCCGAAGGCAAAATAGCCGAAGCGATTGAGAACGTGCACAAGCAGAATCAATACCTCGGGCTCGTGCTGCAGCACGATGATACGAATACCGAAGTTGGGCCCGATCAGCTGTTTAAGGTCGGCACTGCGGCGAAGATACTGAAGCGCATTAACCTGCCAGAAGGCGGTATGCACCTGCTGGTGAATTCGCTCGAGCGTTTCAAGATTAACTCATTTACCCTCAGATCGCCGCACATGCTCGCGAAAGTCGATACCAGATTGAGGCGACAGAGGTGCGCGATAAAGAACTGA
- the lon gene encoding endopeptidase La, whose translation MRDKELIALMRSVLNQAKEMMTENPYFTEEMKLTLINVEEPGKIADFVCSVLNLKREEFQEILETFDIRRRLERTLQFLARELDLVKLQRKIQGKVNQGVEHNQREYYLREQLKAIKSELRGPETRDKDGEYYRQKIEAAKLPPEANERALDECSKLDYVDPSAHEYTVIRNYLDTILDLPWNVPAIDAIELPYARQVLNRDHFGLDDVKTRILEYLAVRTLKADVKGSILCLVGPPGVGKTSLGRSIAAAMKKKFFRFSLGGMRDEAEIKGHRRTYIGAMPGKIIQGLKSTKSRDMVLMLDEIDKLGRSYHGDPASALLEVLDPQQNFEFRDHFLDLPFDLSQITFVTTANTLDSIPEPLIDRMEVIRLPGYILEEKMQIAKKYLVGRAINDSGLSKKYAPVISTQGMRFLIDSYAREAGVRRLEKEIQKLYRKAAAAHVEKRSFPKVLGPKEIPKYLGKPVFTRADEFTKLSIGSALGLAYTSMGGATLTIESRKFSGRGRVKFTGHIGKVMNESAEIAVSYARSLESDEKFWTKNDIHIHVPDGATPKDGPSAGITITTALLSLLRNKKIKAGFAMTGEIRLSGDVLPIGGLREKIVAARRVGIKKVIFPFDNLRDFEELPGDLKKGIKVFPVKHYSEIEKLLF comes from the coding sequence GTGCGCGATAAAGAACTGATCGCGCTGATGCGCAGCGTGTTGAATCAGGCGAAAGAGATGATGACTGAGAACCCGTACTTCACCGAAGAGATGAAGCTGACTCTCATCAACGTCGAAGAACCTGGCAAGATTGCCGATTTCGTGTGCTCAGTCTTGAATCTCAAGCGTGAGGAGTTTCAAGAGATACTCGAAACCTTCGACATTCGCCGCCGGCTCGAGCGTACGCTGCAATTTTTGGCGCGTGAGCTCGATCTCGTCAAATTGCAACGCAAGATTCAGGGCAAGGTAAATCAGGGGGTTGAACATAACCAGCGCGAATATTATCTGCGCGAACAGCTCAAGGCAATCAAGAGTGAGCTGCGCGGCCCTGAAACGCGCGATAAAGATGGCGAGTATTACCGCCAGAAGATCGAAGCTGCAAAGTTGCCGCCCGAAGCAAACGAACGCGCGCTCGATGAATGCTCGAAGCTCGACTATGTCGACCCGAGCGCACACGAATATACGGTCATTCGCAACTATCTCGACACGATTCTCGATTTACCATGGAACGTACCGGCGATCGATGCGATTGAACTGCCCTATGCGCGGCAGGTGCTGAACCGTGACCACTTCGGCCTTGACGACGTGAAAACGCGCATTCTCGAATACCTCGCCGTGAGAACACTCAAGGCCGATGTCAAAGGGTCGATTCTCTGCCTTGTCGGCCCGCCGGGTGTTGGCAAAACTTCGCTCGGGCGCTCTATCGCGGCCGCGATGAAAAAGAAATTCTTTCGCTTCTCGCTTGGGGGTATGCGAGACGAGGCCGAAATCAAAGGCCATCGCCGTACCTATATCGGGGCCATGCCGGGTAAGATTATCCAGGGGCTCAAGAGCACCAAGTCGCGCGACATGGTGCTGATGCTCGACGAAATAGACAAACTCGGGCGTTCATACCATGGCGACCCGGCGTCGGCATTGCTCGAAGTGCTCGACCCGCAGCAGAACTTCGAGTTTCGCGATCATTTTCTCGATCTGCCATTTGACCTCTCGCAAATTACTTTTGTCACGACGGCCAATACGCTCGATTCAATACCCGAACCGCTGATTGACCGCATGGAAGTTATCAGGCTACCGGGCTACATTCTCGAAGAGAAGATGCAAATCGCAAAGAAATATCTCGTAGGCCGGGCGATCAATGATTCTGGCCTCTCGAAAAAATACGCCCCGGTGATTTCGACTCAGGGCATGCGATTTCTGATCGACTCGTATGCGCGCGAAGCAGGCGTGCGCCGGCTCGAAAAAGAAATTCAGAAGCTCTACCGCAAGGCTGCTGCAGCGCATGTAGAAAAAAGATCGTTTCCGAAGGTTTTGGGGCCTAAAGAAATACCCAAATACCTGGGTAAGCCAGTATTCACACGCGCAGACGAATTCACCAAACTCAGCATCGGTTCGGCGCTGGGTCTTGCCTATACCTCGATGGGTGGCGCGACGCTGACAATCGAGTCCCGTAAATTCTCTGGCCGCGGCCGCGTGAAATTTACCGGACACATCGGTAAGGTGATGAACGAAAGCGCCGAGATAGCCGTGAGTTATGCGCGTTCTCTGGAATCCGATGAAAAATTCTGGACCAAGAACGACATACACATTCACGTGCCCGACGGGGCGACACCAAAAGATGGCCCGTCGGCTGGCATCACAATCACCACCGCGCTGCTATCTCTGCTGCGCAACAAGAAAATCAAGGCGGGTTTCGCTATGACAGGTGAAATTCGTCTTTCGGGTGACGTCTTGCCGATCGGCGGTCTGCGCGAGAAAATCGTCGCGGCCCGGCGCGTGGGTATCAAGAAGGTCATTTTCCCGTTCGATAACCTGCGCGACTTTGAAGAGCTACCCGGCGACCTAAAAAAAGGAATCAAAGTGTTTCCCGTAAAGCACTACAGTGAAATTGAAAAGTTACTCTTCTGA